In one window of Campylobacter coli DNA:
- a CDS encoding NAD(P)H-dependent oxidoreductase — MNFKELILKRRACKLFNDKKISEEDLRFILESGILAPSSHGFEPWKFVVLNKKEDNQKLAKFCFNQENVASASHNIIFLARKDLQSKDEFAQKQIRRFAGSKEENFQKILKIYTHDTDAMDEKELYHFAQLQCYLAMMQMSLAAMSLGIDSCMIGGYEKDKVDDFLKLEYPFETAVILSLGYQAHEPKYPTQRLKFDEVVEFYKEK, encoded by the coding sequence ATGAATTTTAAAGAACTGATTTTAAAACGTAGAGCTTGTAAGCTTTTTAATGATAAAAAAATCAGCGAGGAAGATTTGCGTTTTATCTTAGAAAGTGGAATTTTAGCTCCTAGCTCGCATGGATTTGAACCTTGGAAATTTGTTGTATTAAACAAAAAAGAAGACAATCAAAAACTTGCCAAATTTTGCTTTAACCAAGAAAATGTAGCAAGCGCAAGCCACAATATCATCTTTCTAGCAAGAAAAGACTTGCAAAGCAAGGATGAATTTGCACAAAAACAGATTCGTCGTTTTGCGGGTTCTAAAGAAGAAAATTTCCAAAAAATTTTAAAGATTTATACCCACGATACTGATGCAATGGATGAAAAAGAACTTTATCATTTTGCACAACTTCAATGCTATCTTGCAATGATGCAAATGTCGCTAGCTGCGATGAGTTTGGGTATTGATTCTTGTATGATAGGGGGTTATGAAAAAGATAAGGTAGATGATTTTCTTAAACTTGAGTATCCTTTTGAAACCGCTGTGATCTTATCTTTGGGCTATCAAGCTCACGAGCCAAAATACCCTACTCAGCGTTTAAAATTTGATGAAGTAGTTGAATTTTATAAGGAGAAGTGA
- a CDS encoding GNAT family N-acetyltransferase has protein sequence MREINLKEDLEKIYPLIKQLRNNLSLEDFLDKFQLATKTQHYKLFAYEDKGVFKAACGVMPFNVLYHNHCLYICDFVVDEALRGKGVGQSFFKKIQIWAKQQGYEELELSSSFFRTQAHEFYIQKMDFEKSGFVFKKNIKL, from the coding sequence ATGAGAGAAATTAATTTAAAAGAAGACTTAGAAAAAATTTATCCTTTAATAAAACAATTAAGAAACAATCTGTCTTTAGAAGATTTTTTAGACAAATTTCAACTTGCTACAAAAACTCAACATTATAAACTTTTTGCATATGAAGACAAGGGAGTTTTCAAAGCAGCTTGTGGAGTTATGCCTTTTAATGTACTTTATCATAATCATTGTCTTTATATTTGCGATTTTGTTGTAGATGAAGCCCTAAGAGGCAAAGGCGTGGGTCAATCTTTCTTTAAAAAAATTCAAATTTGGGCAAAACAACAAGGATATGAAGAATTGGAATTAAGCTCAAGTTTTTTTAGAACACAAGCCCATGAATTTTATATCCAAAAAATGGATTTTGAAAAATCTGGCTTTGTTTTTAAGAAAAATATCAAACTATAA
- a CDS encoding CinA family protein, with amino-acid sequence MKHLLFLIGDELIMNENFKDYIYRSYENKFKEIHETRFQNKTDKELPFLLEKLLDKYDFITLFTTPNHYATVAKILATLSEDNLVLKEDNLVPDKAYFEKDSFICDFVNSKVNVIKTNPGQKLPPLLGDIFPNFAYFCLLGIDDESAVLLLDTLTKSYEVSIKSSKLLENLTLIKASCVNFGKLDGFLTSVRNLFGQKVFLGKDPIQFIVSKLLEKKIKISFAESCTGGLCASTLTKFSGVSEIFEGSIVSYSNKIKHEWLGISEGVLENQGEYSERCVYFMLKGIFKTAKPDFALAISGVTGEQNEGLIKAGTVYIGAMFKDGTFIQEILYLSGDREFMQKQATLATFCLLLKLKPELFDF; translated from the coding sequence ATGAAACATTTGCTTTTTCTTATCGGTGATGAACTTATAATGAATGAAAATTTTAAGGATTATATTTATCGCAGCTATGAAAATAAATTTAAAGAAATTCATGAGACTCGTTTTCAAAATAAAACCGATAAAGAATTACCCTTTTTGCTTGAAAAATTATTAGACAAATATGATTTCATAACTCTTTTTACCACACCCAATCACTACGCTACCGTAGCAAAAATTTTAGCTACCCTAAGTGAAGATAATTTAGTCTTAAAAGAAGATAACTTAGTCCCTGATAAGGCTTATTTTGAAAAAGATAGCTTTATATGTGATTTTGTCAATTCAAAAGTCAATGTTATCAAAACAAACCCAGGGCAAAAACTTCCTCCTTTACTTGGAGATATTTTTCCTAATTTCGCTTATTTTTGTTTATTAGGCATAGATGATGAGAGCGCTGTTTTGCTACTTGATACCTTAACTAAATCTTATGAAGTCAGTATAAAATCAAGCAAATTATTAGAAAATCTTACTCTCATTAAAGCAAGTTGTGTCAATTTTGGCAAACTAGATGGTTTTTTAACGAGCGTAAGAAATCTTTTTGGACAAAAAGTATTTTTAGGTAAAGATCCTATACAATTTATCGTTTCAAAACTTTTAGAAAAGAAGATTAAAATTTCTTTTGCAGAAAGCTGCACGGGCGGACTTTGCGCAAGCACTCTTACAAAATTTAGCGGAGTGAGTGAAATTTTTGAAGGTTCTATCGTAAGTTATTCTAACAAAATCAAGCACGAATGGCTAGGTATAAGTGAAGGTGTTTTAGAAAACCAAGGTGAGTACAGCGAGCGTTGTGTGTATTTTATGCTTAAGGGTATCTTTAAAACTGCAAAACCTGATTTTGCACTAGCTATTAGCGGTGTTACAGGCGAACAAAATGAAGGATTGATAAAAGCAGGGACGGTTTATATAGGAGCGATGTTTAAAGATGGAACATTTATCCAAGAAATTCTTTATTTAAGTGGCGATCGTGAATTTATGCAAAAACAAGCTACCTTAGCGACTTTTTGTCTGCTTTTAAAATTAAAACCTGAATTGTTTGATTTTTAA
- the ileS gene encoding isoleucine--tRNA ligase yields MDYKDTLLLPNTTFAMRANLAEFEPKRFEKWFSKNYAYEKMKTKRKEAKKAFTLHDGPPYANGHIHIGHALNKILKETIIKTHYFNGESIRFTPGWDCHGLPIEQQVEIKLGDKKKSLSKKEIRSFCREHANEFVNIQRDEFKSLGVIADWDKPYLTMKFEFEAAIYRTLCEIAKKGLLCERSKPVFWSWAAKSALAEAEVEYEDKEDYSIFVAFDLDEQSCQKLGISKASAVIWTTTPWTLVANQAIALNPNENYVITKEGLIFASALLESMVAKGLTKGEIQKELNAKEFEKLEAINPLNSRKSILIMGEHVLMEGGSGLVHTAPGHGEDDYYACLKYDIEVIMPVDDGGCYDETLRHKGLLPSDLLDEFIGLHIFKANEKILELLGNHLLHSSKFIHSYPFCWRTHKPVIYRATKQWFILMDEPKLKGKTLRECAKEQILKTKFYPQSGVKRIGSMVENRPDWCISRQRDWGTPIAFFRDKSTKEVIFDAELFDFVANIFEKHGADAWWEFEIKDLIPQNSKYNADNLEKVYDILDVWFDSGSTWNAVLNSGIYDAGEKRASMYLEGSDQHRGWFQSSLLVGTAINEFAPYESILTHGFTTDEKGQKMSKSKGNVIAPEYVAKTYGVEILRLWILLSDYSTDLKISDNILKQVGEQYRKIRNTIRFLLANTNDLENLEVEEFSFIDTWILTRATRVFKSAKENFLAYEFAKGFNVLLNFLSADLSGIYLDISKDRLYCDAKNSKRRKSAQVAMALIARELLNLLAPNLTYSVDEALEHANSLIKGDAKDVFDLSLEEKFEYDFSIDDEFLLSVREKFFENIDILKKDKVIKSTLELNLDTNSKLLNSIPKEELNDWFMVSFDEKLQGEVLCEFEVENESFRIIKATLCKCPRCWKVESAKEDEPCMRCAEVLKHA; encoded by the coding sequence ATGGATTATAAAGATACCCTGCTTTTGCCAAATACTACTTTTGCAATGCGCGCTAATTTGGCAGAATTTGAGCCAAAAAGATTTGAAAAATGGTTTAGCAAGAATTACGCTTATGAAAAAATGAAAACAAAACGCAAGGAAGCGAAAAAAGCTTTTACTCTTCATGATGGCCCTCCTTATGCTAATGGGCATATCCACATAGGACATGCTTTAAATAAAATTCTAAAAGAAACGATTATCAAAACGCATTATTTTAATGGAGAAAGTATTCGTTTTACTCCAGGTTGGGATTGTCATGGCTTGCCTATAGAACAACAGGTTGAAATCAAACTTGGAGATAAGAAAAAAAGCTTGAGTAAAAAAGAGATTCGATCATTTTGTAGAGAGCATGCAAATGAATTCGTAAATATCCAAAGAGATGAATTTAAAAGTCTTGGTGTGATTGCGGATTGGGATAAGCCTTATCTTACGATGAAATTTGAATTTGAAGCGGCGATTTACCGCACTTTATGCGAGATTGCTAAAAAAGGTTTGCTTTGTGAGCGTTCTAAACCTGTTTTTTGGAGTTGGGCGGCTAAATCAGCTCTTGCTGAAGCTGAGGTAGAATATGAAGATAAAGAGGATTATTCTATTTTTGTGGCTTTTGACTTAGATGAGCAATCTTGTCAAAAATTGGGCATTTCAAAAGCAAGTGCAGTGATTTGGACTACTACTCCTTGGACTTTGGTGGCAAATCAAGCTATTGCTTTAAATCCAAATGAAAACTATGTGATTACCAAAGAAGGATTGATTTTTGCTAGTGCTTTACTTGAAAGTATGGTCGCTAAAGGTTTGACAAAGGGTGAAATTCAAAAAGAGCTTAATGCAAAAGAGTTTGAAAAATTAGAAGCTATCAATCCTTTAAATTCAAGAAAATCCATCTTGATTATGGGTGAACATGTTTTAATGGAAGGTGGAAGTGGGCTTGTGCATACAGCTCCAGGACATGGTGAGGATGATTACTATGCTTGTTTAAAATATGATATAGAAGTGATCATGCCTGTGGATGATGGAGGTTGTTATGATGAAACTTTACGCCACAAAGGGCTCTTGCCATCTGATTTGCTTGATGAGTTTATAGGACTTCATATTTTCAAGGCTAATGAAAAAATTTTAGAGCTTTTAGGAAATCATCTTTTACATTCTTCTAAATTCATACACTCCTATCCATTTTGTTGGAGAACCCACAAACCTGTGATTTATAGAGCGACTAAGCAATGGTTTATTTTAATGGATGAGCCAAAACTAAAGGGTAAAACTTTAAGAGAATGTGCTAAAGAGCAAATTTTAAAAACAAAATTTTATCCACAAAGCGGAGTAAAAAGAATAGGCTCTATGGTGGAAAATCGTCCTGATTGGTGTATTTCAAGACAAAGAGATTGGGGGACGCCTATAGCTTTCTTTAGAGATAAAAGCACTAAAGAAGTGATTTTTGATGCCGAGCTTTTTGATTTTGTAGCAAATATATTTGAAAAACATGGAGCAGATGCTTGGTGGGAATTTGAAATTAAAGACTTAATACCGCAAAATTCAAAATACAACGCAGACAACTTGGAAAAAGTTTATGATATTTTAGATGTTTGGTTTGATAGTGGAAGTACTTGGAATGCAGTTTTAAATAGCGGAATCTATGATGCAGGAGAGAAGAGAGCAAGTATGTATCTAGAAGGAAGCGATCAGCATAGAGGTTGGTTTCAAAGCTCTTTGCTTGTAGGAACAGCTATTAATGAATTTGCTCCTTATGAAAGTATCTTAACCCATGGCTTTACCACGGATGAAAAAGGGCAAAAAATGTCAAAATCCAAAGGTAATGTTATAGCTCCTGAGTATGTAGCTAAAACTTATGGGGTGGAAATTTTAAGACTTTGGATACTTTTGAGTGATTATTCTACTGATTTAAAAATTTCAGATAATATCTTAAAACAAGTAGGCGAGCAATACCGAAAAATAAGAAATACTATAAGATTTTTACTTGCAAATACCAATGACTTGGAAAATTTAGAAGTAGAGGAATTTAGTTTTATAGATACATGGATACTGACTCGTGCTACACGCGTATTTAAAAGTGCTAAAGAAAATTTCTTAGCTTATGAATTTGCAAAAGGCTTTAATGTGCTTTTAAATTTTTTAAGCGCTGATTTAAGTGGAATTTATCTTGATATAAGCAAAGACAGACTTTATTGTGATGCTAAAAATAGCAAACGCAGAAAATCCGCACAAGTGGCAATGGCTTTAATCGCTAGAGAACTTTTAAATTTATTAGCTCCAAATTTAACTTATAGTGTAGATGAGGCTTTAGAGCATGCTAATAGCTTGATAAAAGGCGATGCTAAAGATGTATTTGATTTGAGCTTGGAAGAAAAATTTGAATATGATTTTAGTATAGATGATGAATTTTTATTGAGTGTGCGTGAGAAATTCTTTGAAAATATCGATATATTGAAAAAAGATAAAGTGATCAAATCAACTTTAGAACTTAATCTTGACACGAATTCAAAACTTTTAAATTCCATACCTAAAGAAGAATTAAATGATTGGTTTATGGTAAGTTTTGATGAAAAATTACAAGGTGAAGTTTTGTGTGAATTTGAAGTGGAGAATGAGAGCTTTAGGATCATAAAAGCCACGCTTTGCAAATGTCCTAGATGTTGGAAAGTAGAAAGCGCTAAAGAAGATGAGCCTTGCATGCGTTGCGCTGAGGTTTTAAAACATGCTTGA
- the gatA gene encoding Asp-tRNA(Asn)/Glu-tRNA(Gln) amidotransferase subunit GatA, producing the protein MITLKEALKYSKEELENLKKELNDKAKKENKIGAYIEQFLGKDLSDGGEGIPIAIKDNISVKDWELTCASKILQGYVAPYDATAIKNLRSKGFSPYGRTNMDEFAMGSSSATSFYGKTLNPLNFARVPGGSSGGSAAAVAGGLALASLGSDTGGSVRQPAAFCGCVGFKPSYGRVSRYGLASYSSSLDQIGVLTQNVEDAAILYDAIAGYDKMDSTSAKVDFTPTTPNLNAEKKLRIAVIENYVNEASTEVKAALLKSIEMLKANGHEIVYKNMLDSKFDIAAYYIIATAEASANLSRYDGVRYGKRSQNTENLKDMYINTRSEGFGEEVKRRILLGTFVLSSGYYDAYYIKAQKARAFIKAKYEEILQDADLIFMPVTPTTAFEFNAKKSPMEVYLEDIYTISLNLAGLGGISVPVGKDKEGLNISAQLICKAYDEQTLLDGALSLEKIIKENK; encoded by the coding sequence ATGATAACCTTAAAAGAAGCTTTGAAATACTCTAAAGAAGAGCTTGAAAATCTAAAAAAAGAACTCAATGATAAAGCTAAAAAAGAAAATAAAATAGGTGCTTATATAGAGCAATTTTTAGGTAAAGACTTAAGCGATGGGGGTGAAGGTATACCTATAGCGATTAAGGATAATATCAGTGTAAAAGACTGGGAATTAACTTGTGCAAGTAAAATTTTACAAGGATATGTAGCTCCTTATGATGCTACTGCTATTAAGAATTTAAGATCTAAAGGTTTTAGTCCTTATGGGCGAACCAATATGGATGAATTTGCTATGGGAAGTTCGAGTGCGACTTCGTTTTATGGAAAAACCTTAAATCCTTTAAATTTTGCTCGCGTTCCAGGCGGCTCAAGTGGCGGTAGTGCTGCTGCTGTAGCAGGCGGTTTGGCTTTGGCTAGTTTGGGTAGTGATACGGGCGGTTCAGTGCGTCAGCCAGCTGCTTTTTGTGGTTGTGTGGGGTTTAAGCCTAGCTATGGAAGAGTGAGTCGATATGGGCTTGCTTCTTATTCTTCAAGTCTTGATCAAATAGGCGTTTTGACGCAAAATGTAGAAGATGCAGCTATTCTTTATGATGCTATTGCGGGTTATGATAAAATGGATAGCACAAGTGCGAAAGTAGATTTTACACCTACTACTCCTAATTTAAATGCAGAGAAAAAATTAAGAATTGCTGTGATAGAAAATTATGTCAATGAAGCAAGCACTGAAGTAAAAGCCGCGCTTTTAAAAAGTATAGAGATGTTAAAAGCAAATGGACATGAAATTGTTTATAAAAATATGCTTGATTCTAAATTTGATATTGCAGCTTATTATATCATCGCAACAGCTGAAGCGAGTGCAAATTTAAGTCGTTATGATGGAGTGCGTTATGGAAAACGCTCACAAAATACAGAAAATCTTAAAGATATGTATATCAATACTCGTAGTGAAGGTTTTGGCGAAGAAGTAAAAAGAAGAATTTTGCTAGGAACCTTTGTTTTAAGCAGTGGTTATTATGATGCTTATTATATAAAAGCACAAAAGGCTAGGGCTTTTATCAAGGCAAAATATGAAGAAATATTACAAGATGCTGATCTTATTTTTATGCCTGTAACTCCTACAACTGCATTTGAATTCAACGCAAAAAAAAGCCCTATGGAAGTATATTTAGAAGATATTTATACCATTTCTTTAAATTTGGCAGGGCTTGGGGGTATTAGTGTGCCTGTGGGCAAGGATAAAGAAGGGCTTAATATCTCAGCCCAGCTTATTTGCAAGGCTTATGATGAGCAAACCTTGCTAGATGGAGCTTTAAGTTTAGAAAAAATTATAAAGGAAAATAAATGA
- the guaB gene encoding IMP dehydrogenase, giving the protein MNIIKRALTFEDVLLRPCYSEVLPKQVKIHTKLTKNITLNMPLISAAMDTVTEHRAAIMMARLGGLGVIHKNMDIASQVREVKRVKKSESGVIIDPIFVSPKASVAEALEIMAEYRISGVPVIDSDRKLIGILTNRDLRFENDYSNLVENVMTKAPLITAPKGCTLDDAEKIFSKNKVEKLPIVDEQGRLEGLITIKDLKKRKEYPDANKDSFGRLRVAAAIGVGQMDRVDALVEAGVDAVVLDSAHGHSKGIIDTVKSVKEKYPNLDLIAGNIATAAAAKALCEAGADAVKVGIGPGSICTTRIVSGVGVPQISAIDECAMEAKKYGVPVIADGGIKYSGDIAKALAAGASSIMIGSLLAGTDESPGELFTYQGRQYKSYRGMGSIGAMQKGSSDRYFQQGTAQDKLVPEGIEGRVPYVGSIKNVVHQLLGGLRSSMGYVGAKDIEDFQARAEFVEITSAGLKESHVHDVTITHEAPNYKVNQ; this is encoded by the coding sequence ATGAATATAATTAAGCGCGCTTTGACTTTTGAGGATGTACTTTTACGCCCTTGCTATTCCGAGGTTTTACCTAAACAAGTAAAAATTCATACCAAGCTTACTAAAAACATCACTTTAAATATGCCTTTAATCTCTGCTGCTATGGATACAGTAACAGAGCACAGAGCTGCTATCATGATGGCAAGACTTGGCGGACTTGGCGTAATTCATAAAAATATGGATATAGCTTCGCAGGTAAGAGAAGTTAAAAGAGTGAAAAAAAGTGAAAGCGGGGTGATCATAGATCCTATTTTTGTAAGCCCTAAAGCAAGTGTAGCAGAGGCTTTGGAAATCATGGCAGAGTATAGAATTTCAGGAGTTCCTGTGATAGATAGCGATAGAAAACTCATAGGCATTCTTACTAATCGTGATTTGAGATTTGAAAATGATTATTCAAATTTGGTTGAAAATGTGATGACTAAGGCTCCTTTAATCACAGCTCCTAAAGGATGTACTTTAGACGATGCAGAGAAAATTTTTAGCAAAAACAAGGTAGAAAAACTTCCTATAGTTGATGAGCAAGGACGCTTAGAAGGACTTATCACCATAAAAGATCTTAAAAAACGCAAAGAATATCCAGATGCAAATAAAGATAGCTTTGGAAGATTGCGCGTAGCGGCTGCGATTGGAGTAGGGCAAATGGATCGAGTAGATGCTTTGGTAGAAGCTGGAGTAGATGCTGTGGTTCTTGATTCAGCACATGGGCATTCTAAGGGTATCATTGATACAGTAAAAAGTGTTAAAGAAAAATATCCAAATTTGGATTTAATCGCGGGTAATATCGCTACTGCAGCTGCTGCAAAAGCGCTTTGTGAAGCAGGTGCTGATGCTGTTAAAGTAGGTATTGGCCCAGGAAGTATTTGTACTACGCGCATCGTTTCAGGAGTGGGGGTGCCACAAATTTCAGCTATTGATGAGTGTGCTATGGAAGCTAAAAAATATGGTGTTCCTGTGATCGCTGATGGAGGGATTAAGTATTCAGGCGATATTGCAAAGGCTTTGGCAGCGGGCGCGAGTTCGATCATGATAGGTTCCCTTTTAGCAGGTACAGATGAGAGTCCAGGTGAGCTTTTTACCTATCAAGGAAGACAATACAAATCCTACCGCGGTATGGGATCGATAGGAGCTATGCAAAAAGGAAGTTCGGATAGATATTTTCAGCAAGGAACTGCACAAGATAAATTAGTTCCTGAAGGTATAGAAGGACGCGTGCCTTATGTAGGAAGTATAAAAAATGTCGTACATCAGCTTTTAGGAGGGCTTCGTTCTTCTATGGGTTATGTGGGTGCTAAAGATATAGAAGATTTTCAAGCAAGAGCTGAATTTGTTGAAATCACAAGTGCGGGACTTAAAGAAAGCCATGTTCACGATGTAACGATAACCCACGAAGCACCAAATTATAAGGTAAATCAATGA
- the xseB gene encoding exodeoxyribonuclease VII small subunit codes for MSFEENLKNANESLEKLNDKELSLDESVKIYKEGLKSIEKARLALEKARLEVEHIDE; via the coding sequence ATGAGTTTTGAAGAAAACTTAAAAAATGCAAACGAGTCCTTAGAAAAGCTCAATGATAAAGAACTAAGCTTAGATGAAAGTGTGAAAATTTACAAAGAAGGATTAAAAAGCATTGAAAAAGCAAGGCTTGCTCTTGAAAAAGCAAGGCTTGAAGTGGAGCATATCGATGAGTAA
- a CDS encoding carbon-nitrogen hydrolase family protein, whose translation MSKIAALQFPTLALSESRLDYYLKASKDSGANLVVLGEYVLNSFFTELLVMPKSMIKEQSEAKKESLIRLAKKYELEIIAPYISVETKGYKKLCLKVAPNHIKTYEQQVLMPYNHWNEEKFFSNKTNKGNLKLFTFNYDKLKCALLFGFEVHFDIFWQQIMAKKIDLVIVPSACTFESKQRWEELLKTRAFLNSTNILRVNRIGTTKDEWNFYGDSMLINAFGEIESRLGSEEEMLIVEPKKADEARKIWAFDKIVKGL comes from the coding sequence ATGAGTAAGATTGCTGCTTTGCAATTTCCAACCTTGGCATTGAGTGAATCAAGGCTTGATTATTATTTAAAAGCTTCTAAGGATAGTGGAGCAAATTTAGTCGTTTTGGGCGAATATGTGCTTAATAGCTTTTTTACAGAGCTTTTGGTCATGCCAAAGTCTATGATTAAAGAGCAAAGCGAAGCCAAAAAAGAAAGCTTGATTAGGCTTGCTAAAAAATATGAGCTTGAAATCATCGCTCCTTATATCAGTGTAGAAACCAAGGGATATAAAAAGCTTTGCTTAAAGGTTGCTCCAAATCATATCAAAACCTATGAGCAACAAGTTTTAATGCCTTATAATCACTGGAATGAAGAAAAATTTTTTAGCAATAAAACCAATAAGGGCAATTTAAAACTTTTTACTTTTAATTATGATAAATTAAAATGTGCTTTACTTTTTGGTTTTGAGGTGCATTTTGATATTTTTTGGCAACAAATTATGGCTAAAAAGATTGATTTAGTTATCGTTCCTAGTGCTTGCACCTTTGAAAGTAAGCAAAGATGGGAAGAGCTTTTAAAAACAAGAGCTTTTTTAAATTCTACAAATATCTTAAGAGTAAATCGCATAGGCACCACAAAAGATGAATGGAATTTTTATGGTGATAGTATGCTTATCAATGCTTTTGGGGAAATAGAAAGTAGGCTAGGTTCTGAAGAGGAGATGCTTATTGTAGAGCCTAAAAAAGCAGATGAAGCTAGAAAAATTTGGGCTTTTGATAAGATAGTTAAAGGACTTTAA
- the murC gene encoding UDP-N-acetylmuramate--L-alanine ligase encodes MMQNIHFIGIGGIGISALARFLKEKGFNISGSDLKESKITKELEKEGVEVKIPHHKDNILGKDLVIYSAAIKEENPEFKYAKELNIKCLSRKEALPLILEDKCVFAVAGAHGKSTTSSILASLINDASVIIGAILKEFGSNMIYKESKNLIFEADESDSSFLNSNPFLAIVTNAEAEHLDYYGNEVCRLHKAYDDFLDLAKIRVINAEDEYLKGYKQEAIKLYPSKDIKNVTMHIENFKPFTSFELKNFGRFSVFGMGEHIAIDAALAILAALNYENIENIRKNLKKYQGIKKRFDILHADENLALIDDYGHHPTEIKATLKAAKEYAKLAGYKKIVAIFEPHRYTRLAANLNEFAKAFEGVDELVILPVYSAGEEKIELDLKAVFPKALFIEDIKREGKFLVASKGQVFDEGLIIGFGAGDISNKLRQQNE; translated from the coding sequence ATAATGCAAAATATCCATTTTATCGGTATAGGCGGTATAGGAATTTCCGCTTTAGCGAGATTTTTAAAAGAAAAAGGTTTTAACATAAGCGGGAGTGATCTTAAAGAAAGCAAAATCACCAAAGAACTTGAAAAAGAAGGAGTGGAGGTAAAAATTCCACACCATAAAGACAATATTTTGGGCAAGGATTTGGTGATTTATTCTGCTGCTATCAAAGAAGAAAATCCTGAATTTAAATACGCCAAAGAATTAAATATCAAATGTCTTTCACGAAAAGAAGCTTTGCCACTGATTTTAGAAGATAAATGCGTTTTTGCAGTAGCAGGCGCACATGGAAAAAGCACCACTTCAAGCATTTTAGCTTCCTTGATAAATGACGCTTCTGTGATTATCGGGGCGATTTTAAAAGAATTTGGCTCAAATATGATCTATAAAGAAAGCAAAAATTTGATTTTTGAAGCGGATGAAAGTGACAGCTCTTTTTTAAATTCAAATCCTTTTTTAGCTATTGTTACCAATGCAGAAGCAGAGCATTTGGATTATTATGGTAATGAGGTTTGCAGACTTCACAAGGCTTATGATGATTTTTTAGATTTGGCTAAAATTCGCGTGATTAATGCAGAAGATGAGTATTTGAAAGGATATAAACAAGAGGCGATTAAGCTTTATCCGAGTAAAGATATCAAAAATGTTACCATGCATATAGAAAATTTTAAGCCTTTTACAAGCTTTGAGTTGAAAAATTTTGGAAGATTTAGTGTTTTTGGTATGGGGGAGCATATTGCTATCGATGCGGCTTTAGCGATTTTAGCGGCATTAAATTATGAAAATATAGAAAATATCCGCAAGAATTTAAAAAAATACCAAGGCATTAAAAAACGCTTTGATATCTTGCATGCTGATGAAAACTTAGCATTAATCGATGATTATGGACATCACCCAACCGAGATAAAAGCTACTTTAAAAGCTGCTAAGGAATACGCAAAATTAGCAGGATATAAAAAGATCGTAGCTATTTTTGAGCCTCATCGTTATACGCGTTTAGCTGCAAATTTAAATGAATTTGCTAAAGCCTTTGAAGGAGTCGATGAGCTTGTGATTTTACCTGTATATAGTGCAGGAGAAGAAAAGATAGAGCTTGATTTAAAAGCAGTTTTTCCTAAGGCTTTATTTATAGAAGATATCAAAAGAGAGGGAAAGTTTTTAGTCGCTTCTAAAGGGCAAGTTTTTGATGAAGGTTTGATTATAGGTTTTGGTGCGGGAGATATCAGCAATAAATTAAGGCAACAAAATGAGTAA